One genomic region from Streptomyces sp. NBC_01304 encodes:
- a CDS encoding NACHT domain-containing protein codes for MDPAFLSGARLASRAAAPLIKKLFVADGPGAGLVDKPMRISGFVSFRGEKRTLSEKDLRRIAGRLVNAALRTRERPIAYEERQAVIDALTGTLFALGELGLTDVAAVRMGAGAFARELRAAAGTPERHLSADATYLYERLVEDACAHILNFFTQRSQFVARSHVEEIRLLGDSIAKIDELIARTPLPGALDAEFEARYFEYIEAKHSRLTIYGIDLADTPGKWPIDAAYLSLQAAEPDPKFFLSWRSHEGITQVFLPHTDGGAFAPRPADRALADYDRVLLRGVAGSGKTTLVQWLALSAARQDLADPADPMAYLDDRIPFVLPLRSLTRHGERLPSSPGSFLTAIGCGVRDDEPAGWAARVLRAGRGLLLVDGIDEVPEAERPRAKAWLAELVELYPGNRWLVTSRNSAVPTGWLAEEGFAELALTPMGAAETASFIGHWHRAAHTDDPEADGQLAAYERKLLQAVRAKPELGRLATNPLMCGLICALQRDRRGYLPHSRRELYEAALAMLLVRRDRERDIHVPEVSQESQVEVLQRLAYHLILNGRTELDRSRAESIIGKTLDSVPELRQAIGEAPAVYDHFLERSGLLTDPDPQTMIFIHRTFQDYLGARYAVSEGHFGVLGAHAADDQWQDVIRMAVGHGRPRERAEIFEELLRKADSSSDKAVRDRIHLVAAAALEQAVGGLSEDVRRRVTAGAESLVPPRDADAARALAGAGPIVLELLPGPEGLDEEAAAHVVTAASHVGDERAIPFLARYADHESLLVRRQLMWAWHRLPTVPYAEEVIARLSPDGLYFTVTTDQELRTLGTLGPRPLLEVRDDVTPGALAAFTASAQLTHVRFSWATHITDLSCLRDQTRLTAVTILPPLDRARPFSLTGLSADTPLRSLLVSFADLREGLQPIEHYRELRELEAVDNMPYSAADWRAVATLPHLRKLTIAAQDLPSARQLVLPGLSSLVMLGISFAVPDLRQLVEFCPALQSLTLDTYTRPVDLAPLAALPCLRELRLGNLSTTFTGLDQLPSTIQVVRD; via the coding sequence ATGGATCCGGCATTTCTGAGCGGGGCACGGTTGGCTTCGCGGGCGGCGGCTCCGCTGATCAAGAAGCTTTTCGTCGCGGACGGGCCCGGGGCGGGGCTGGTGGACAAGCCGATGCGGATATCGGGGTTCGTTTCGTTCCGGGGTGAGAAGCGGACGCTCAGCGAGAAGGATCTACGCAGGATCGCGGGGCGGCTGGTGAATGCGGCCTTGCGTACGCGCGAGCGCCCCATTGCCTACGAGGAGCGGCAAGCGGTCATCGATGCGTTGACGGGGACTCTGTTTGCTCTGGGCGAGCTGGGCCTCACGGATGTCGCCGCGGTGCGTATGGGGGCGGGGGCTTTTGCCCGGGAACTCCGGGCGGCGGCAGGCACACCGGAAAGGCACCTGTCCGCCGATGCGACGTATCTCTATGAGCGGCTCGTCGAGGATGCCTGCGCCCATATCCTCAACTTCTTCACTCAGCGCTCTCAATTCGTCGCACGCAGCCATGTCGAGGAGATCCGGCTGCTCGGCGACAGCATCGCGAAGATCGATGAACTGATCGCCCGGACGCCGCTTCCGGGGGCGCTGGATGCGGAATTCGAGGCACGCTATTTCGAGTACATCGAGGCGAAGCACAGTCGGCTGACGATCTATGGGATCGATCTGGCGGATACCCCGGGGAAGTGGCCGATCGATGCGGCGTATTTGAGCCTGCAGGCGGCCGAGCCGGACCCGAAGTTCTTCCTGAGCTGGAGGTCCCACGAAGGCATCACCCAGGTCTTCCTGCCGCACACCGATGGCGGCGCCTTTGCCCCACGCCCCGCCGACCGGGCCCTGGCCGACTACGACCGGGTCCTGCTGCGCGGCGTCGCAGGCTCCGGCAAGACGACGCTGGTGCAGTGGCTGGCCCTCTCGGCGGCCCGCCAGGACCTGGCCGACCCAGCCGACCCGATGGCGTACCTGGACGACCGCATCCCCTTCGTCCTGCCCCTGCGCTCCCTGACCCGGCACGGTGAACGCCTCCCCTCCTCCCCCGGCAGCTTCCTCACGGCCATCGGCTGCGGAGTGCGCGACGACGAGCCGGCCGGCTGGGCGGCACGGGTGCTGCGGGCCGGCCGCGGGCTACTCCTGGTCGACGGGATCGACGAGGTGCCGGAGGCGGAGCGACCGCGGGCGAAAGCGTGGCTGGCGGAACTGGTCGAGCTCTATCCGGGCAACCGATGGCTGGTGACCTCCCGGAATTCGGCCGTACCCACCGGCTGGCTGGCCGAGGAGGGCTTCGCCGAGCTCGCCCTGACACCCATGGGCGCCGCCGAGACCGCGTCGTTCATCGGCCACTGGCACCGCGCGGCACACACCGACGACCCCGAGGCGGACGGCCAGCTGGCGGCGTACGAGAGAAAGCTCCTGCAGGCCGTACGCGCCAAGCCGGAGCTCGGCAGGCTCGCCACCAACCCGCTGATGTGCGGACTCATCTGCGCCCTGCAGCGGGACCGGCGCGGCTATCTGCCGCACAGCAGACGCGAGTTGTACGAGGCCGCTCTCGCCATGCTCCTTGTCCGGCGGGACCGGGAGCGGGACATCCACGTGCCGGAGGTCTCGCAGGAGTCGCAGGTCGAAGTGCTGCAGCGGCTGGCGTACCACCTGATCCTCAACGGACGGACGGAGCTCGATCGTTCACGGGCGGAGTCGATCATCGGCAAAACCCTGGACTCGGTCCCCGAACTACGGCAAGCGATCGGCGAGGCCCCGGCCGTCTACGACCACTTCCTGGAACGCAGCGGCCTGCTGACCGACCCGGATCCGCAGACCATGATCTTCATCCACCGCACCTTCCAGGACTACCTGGGTGCCCGGTACGCGGTCAGCGAGGGCCACTTCGGGGTGCTCGGCGCACATGCGGCAGACGACCAATGGCAGGACGTCATCCGCATGGCCGTGGGGCACGGGCGGCCCCGCGAACGGGCTGAGATCTTCGAGGAGTTGCTGAGGAAGGCGGACAGTTCCTCCGACAAGGCGGTGCGGGACCGCATCCACCTGGTGGCCGCGGCGGCGCTGGAACAGGCTGTGGGCGGGCTTTCGGAGGATGTACGTCGCCGGGTCACGGCCGGTGCCGAGTCGCTTGTCCCACCGCGCGACGCGGACGCGGCCCGCGCTCTGGCCGGAGCCGGCCCGATCGTGCTCGAACTGCTGCCGGGCCCGGAAGGCCTGGACGAGGAAGCGGCCGCGCATGTGGTGACGGCGGCCTCGCACGTGGGCGACGAGCGCGCCATCCCCTTCCTGGCCCGATACGCGGACCATGAGTCCCTGCTCGTGCGCCGGCAACTGATGTGGGCGTGGCACCGCCTTCCCACCGTCCCGTACGCCGAAGAGGTCATCGCCCGGCTCAGCCCTGACGGGCTGTACTTCACGGTCACGACGGACCAGGAGCTCAGGACGCTCGGCACCTTGGGACCACGCCCGCTGCTCGAAGTGCGGGACGACGTCACACCCGGGGCGCTGGCCGCATTCACGGCATCGGCCCAGCTCACCCATGTGAGGTTCAGCTGGGCGACCCACATCACGGATCTGTCGTGCCTGCGCGACCAGACCCGGCTCACAGCAGTGACCATCCTGCCGCCGCTGGACCGCGCGCGGCCGTTCTCCCTGACCGGCCTGTCCGCCGACACACCCCTGCGGTCACTGCTCGTCTCGTTCGCCGACCTGCGGGAAGGTCTGCAACCGATCGAGCACTACCGGGAACTGCGTGAACTGGAGGCCGTGGACAACATGCCGTACTCAGCGGCGGACTGGCGAGCCGTTGCCACACTCCCTCACCTGCGAAAACTGACCATCGCGGCCCAGGACCTGCCCTCGGCCCGGCAGCTGGTGCTGCCAGGCCTCAGCTCCCTCGTCATGCTGGGCATCTCCTTCGCCGTCCCCGACCTGCGTCAGCTGGTCGAGTTCTGCCCGGCGCTCCAGTCCCTGACGTTGGACACCTACACCAGGCCCGTGGACCTCGCCCCACTGGCTGCTCTGCCGTGTCTGCGGGAGCTCAGGCTCGGCAACCTCAGCACCACGTTCACCGGCCTCGACCAGCTCCCCTCCACCATCCAGGTCGTCCGCGACTGA
- a CDS encoding SCO3374 family protein yields MALTVSGTAQVPLPRRPLTQGDPVLRWYADELGWAAVRDGAGSPVQLLTGLRFDVLQLPAQAGFAVLRRLGDALRTGPVALEGDTMRLLVAAGTADELPGLLDWLQWGPLPLDLTAVGTGGRIPAPLPPDWSGPRGAAVWVRPPEPGCEVEPTLPALTGLGSQRTVSEGGRDAAPDLVRLVDAAATQCHRLRLMRASAQPLAFS; encoded by the coding sequence ATGGCTCTCACAGTCTCCGGAACCGCTCAGGTTCCGCTCCCCCGTCGACCGCTCACCCAGGGCGATCCCGTGCTGCGGTGGTACGCGGACGAACTCGGCTGGGCCGCCGTGCGGGACGGCGCCGGCTCGCCGGTGCAGCTGCTGACGGGACTGCGCTTCGACGTACTGCAGCTGCCCGCCCAGGCCGGCTTCGCAGTGCTGCGGCGACTCGGGGACGCGCTGAGGACCGGTCCGGTCGCGCTGGAGGGGGACACGATGCGGCTCCTGGTGGCCGCCGGCACCGCGGACGAACTGCCCGGTCTCCTGGACTGGCTGCAGTGGGGTCCGCTGCCGCTCGATCTGACCGCCGTCGGCACCGGCGGCCGGATTCCGGCGCCGCTGCCGCCCGACTGGTCGGGCCCGCGGGGAGCCGCCGTGTGGGTGCGGCCCCCCGAGCCGGGGTGCGAGGTGGAGCCGACGCTGCCGGCCCTCACCGGACTCGGGAGTCAACGGACGGTGTCCGAAGGCGGCCGCGACGCGGCTCCCGATCTCGTACGACTCGTCGATGCGGCGGCAACGCAGTGCCACCGCCTCCGACTGATGAGAGCCAGTGCTCAGCCGTTGGCCTTCTCGTAG
- a CDS encoding ATP-dependent Clp protease ATP-binding subunit → MFERFTDRARRVVVLAQEEARMLNHNYIGTEHILLGLIHEGEGVAAKALESLGISLEAVRQQVEEIIGQGQQAPSGHIPFTPRAKKVLELSLREALQLGHNYIGTEHILLGLIREGEGVAAQVLVKLGADLNRVRQQVIQLLSGYQGKETATAGGPAEGTPSTSLVLDQFGRNLTQAARESKLDPVIGREKEIERVMQVLSRRTKNNPVLIGEPGVGKTAVVEGLAQAIVKGEVPETLKDKHLYTLDLGALVAGSRYRGDFEERLKKVLKEIRTRGDIILFIDELHTLVGAGAAEGAIDAASILKPMLARGELQTIGATTLDEYRKYLEKDAALERRFQPIQVAEPSLPHTIEILKGLRDRYEAHHRVSITDEALVQAATLADRYISDRFLPDKAIDLIDEAGSRMRIRRMTAPPDLREFDEKIAGVRRDKESAIDSQDFEKAASLRDKEKQLLAAKAKREKEWKAGDMDVVAEVDGELIAEVLATATGIPVFKLTEEESSRLLRMEDELHKRVIGQTDAVKALSKAIRRTRAGLKDPKRPGGSFIFAGPSGVGKTELSKALAEFLFGDEDAMISLDMSEFSEKHTVSRLFGSPPGYVGYEEGGQLTEKVRRKPFSVVLFDEVEKAHPDIFNSLLQILEDGRLTDSQGRVVDFKNTVIIMTTNLGTRDISKGFNLGFAAQGDSKTNYERMKNKVSDELKQHFRPEFLNRVDDVVVFPQLSREDILKIVDLMIEKVDERLKDRDMGLELSQSAKELLAKKGYDPVLGARPLRRTIQREVEDTLSEKILFGELRPGHIVVVDTEGEGETATFTFRGEEKSALPDAPPVESAGSAGPDLTK, encoded by the coding sequence ATGTTCGAGAGGTTCACCGACCGCGCGCGGCGGGTTGTCGTCCTGGCTCAGGAAGAAGCCCGGATGCTCAACCACAACTACATCGGCACCGAGCACATCCTCCTGGGCTTGATCCACGAGGGCGAGGGTGTCGCCGCTAAGGCCCTGGAGAGCCTCGGGATTTCGCTCGAGGCGGTCCGCCAGCAGGTGGAGGAGATCATCGGGCAGGGGCAGCAGGCCCCGTCCGGGCACATCCCCTTCACTCCTCGTGCCAAGAAGGTCCTGGAGCTTTCGCTCCGCGAGGCCCTTCAGCTGGGCCACAACTACATCGGCACGGAGCACATTCTGCTCGGCCTGATCCGTGAGGGCGAGGGCGTCGCCGCCCAGGTCCTGGTCAAGCTGGGTGCAGACCTCAACCGGGTGCGGCAGCAGGTCATCCAGCTGCTCTCCGGCTACCAGGGCAAGGAGACCGCCACCGCCGGTGGTCCTGCGGAGGGCACGCCTTCCACGTCCCTGGTGCTCGACCAGTTCGGCCGGAACCTCACCCAGGCCGCTCGCGAATCCAAGCTCGACCCGGTCATCGGGCGCGAGAAGGAGATCGAGCGGGTCATGCAGGTGCTGTCCCGCCGTACGAAGAACAACCCGGTCCTGATCGGTGAGCCCGGCGTCGGCAAGACCGCCGTCGTCGAGGGTCTCGCCCAGGCCATCGTCAAGGGCGAGGTGCCCGAGACCCTCAAGGACAAGCACCTCTACACCCTGGACCTCGGCGCCCTGGTCGCCGGCTCCCGCTACCGCGGTGACTTCGAGGAGCGCCTGAAGAAGGTCCTCAAGGAGATCCGCACCCGCGGCGACATCATCCTGTTCATCGACGAGCTCCACACCCTGGTGGGTGCGGGCGCGGCCGAGGGCGCGATCGATGCGGCTTCCATCCTGAAGCCGATGCTGGCCCGCGGTGAGCTCCAGACCATCGGTGCCACCACGCTCGACGAGTACCGCAAGTACCTGGAGAAGGACGCCGCTCTCGAGCGCCGCTTCCAGCCCATCCAGGTCGCGGAGCCGTCGCTGCCGCACACCATCGAGATCCTCAAGGGTCTCCGTGACCGGTACGAGGCCCACCACCGCGTCTCCATCACGGACGAGGCCCTCGTCCAGGCGGCGACCCTGGCCGACCGGTACATCTCGGACCGCTTCCTGCCGGACAAGGCGATCGACCTGATCGACGAGGCCGGCTCCCGGATGCGCATCCGCCGGATGACCGCGCCGCCGGACCTCCGCGAGTTCGACGAGAAGATCGCGGGCGTGCGTCGCGACAAGGAGTCGGCCATCGACTCCCAGGACTTCGAGAAGGCAGCGTCTCTCCGCGACAAGGAGAAGCAGCTGCTGGCGGCGAAGGCCAAGCGCGAGAAGGAGTGGAAGGCCGGCGACATGGACGTCGTCGCGGAGGTCGACGGCGAGCTCATCGCCGAGGTCCTCGCGACCGCGACGGGCATCCCGGTCTTCAAGCTGACCGAGGAGGAGTCCTCGCGTCTGCTGCGCATGGAGGACGAGCTCCACAAGCGCGTCATCGGTCAGACGGACGCCGTCAAGGCGCTCTCGAAGGCGATCCGCCGTACGCGCGCCGGTCTGAAGGACCCGAAGCGTCCCGGTGGTTCGTTCATCTTCGCGGGCCCGTCCGGTGTCGGTAAGACCGAGCTCTCGAAGGCTCTCGCCGAGTTCCTCTTCGGCGACGAGGACGCGATGATCTCCCTCGACATGTCGGAGTTCAGCGAGAAGCACACCGTCTCGCGGCTCTTCGGCTCGCCTCCCGGCTACGTCGGGTACGAAGAGGGCGGTCAGCTGACGGAGAAGGTCCGCCGCAAGCCGTTCTCGGTGGTCCTGTTCGACGAGGTCGAGAAGGCCCACCCGGACATCTTCAACTCGCTGCTCCAGATCCTGGAGGACGGTCGACTGACCGACTCCCAGGGCCGCGTCGTGGACTTCAAGAACACGGTCATCATCATGACGACCAACCTTGGAACCCGTGACATCTCGAAGGGCTTCAACCTGGGCTTCGCGGCCCAGGGCGACTCGAAGACCAACTACGAGCGCATGAAGAACAAGGTCTCGGACGAGCTCAAGCAGCACTTCCGCCCCGAGTTCCTCAACCGTGTGGACGACGTCGTCGTCTTCCCGCAGCTCAGCCGCGAGGACATCCTCAAGATCGTCGACCTGATGATCGAGAAGGTCGACGAGCGCCTCAAGGACCGGGACATGGGCCTCGAGCTCTCCCAGTCCGCGAAGGAGCTCCTCGCCAAGAAGGGTTACGACCCGGTCCTTGGTGCGCGTCCGCTGCGTCGCACGATCCAGCGCGAGGTCGAGGACACCCTGTCGGAGAAGATCCTCTTCGGCGAGCTCCGCCCGGGCCACATCGTGGTCGTCGACACGGAGGGCGAGGGCGAGACCGCGACCTTCACCTTCCGCGGCGAGGAGAAGTCGGCACTGCCGGATGCTCCGCCGGTGGAGTCTGCCGGGTCGGCTGGGCCTGATCTGACGAAGTAA
- a CDS encoding amino-acid N-acetyltransferase: protein MPGDTPPTDPYPDVPANALTIRRARTSDVRAVRNLLDAYVRRGILLDKATVTLYEDIQEFWVAERDDSGEVVGCGALHVMWEDLAEVRTLAVNPDAKGYGVGHQLLGKLLQTARWIGVRRVFCLTFEVDFFAKHGFVEIGEAPVESDVYGELLRSYDEGVAEFLGLERVKPNTLGNSRMLLHL, encoded by the coding sequence ATGCCCGGAGACACCCCCCCTACGGACCCGTATCCCGATGTTCCCGCGAATGCCCTCACCATCCGCCGGGCGCGGACCTCTGATGTGCGGGCGGTGCGCAACCTCCTGGACGCGTACGTACGCCGGGGCATCCTGCTCGACAAAGCAACGGTCACGCTTTACGAGGACATCCAGGAGTTCTGGGTCGCGGAACGCGACGACAGCGGCGAGGTCGTCGGCTGCGGCGCCCTGCACGTGATGTGGGAAGACCTCGCCGAAGTGCGCACTCTCGCGGTGAACCCCGACGCCAAGGGTTACGGCGTGGGGCATCAACTGCTCGGCAAGTTGCTGCAGACCGCGCGCTGGATCGGTGTGCGCCGGGTTTTCTGCCTCACCTTCGAAGTGGACTTCTTCGCCAAGCACGGCTTCGTGGAGATCGGCGAGGCGCCGGTCGAGTCGGATGTCTACGGCGAGCTGCTGCGTTCCTATGACGAAGGCGTCGCCGAGTTCCTGGGTCTCGAACGAGTGAAACCGAACACCTTGGGCAACAGTCGGATGCTTCTGCACCTGTGA
- a CDS encoding M23 family metallopeptidase, protein MSKRAKSHSPSPSMFRTRAAVMAAGIGVTTVLGSGIAMAAQNGGDNGVTTVAASIEAQATAQAKAADVAQAKKAAVTKATHGWEDPVDNYTLSAGFGLGGSRWAHKHSGQDFAVPIGTVVEAVSAGTVVKAGPNGAGDGPAYGNAIVIKHPNGKYSQYAHLSRVEVRIGQTVKEGQRIALSGNTGNSSGPHLHFEIRTTPNYGSAINPVSYLRSLGVTV, encoded by the coding sequence ATGTCGAAGCGCGCCAAGTCCCACAGTCCCAGCCCGTCGATGTTCCGTACGCGGGCCGCCGTCATGGCCGCCGGCATCGGGGTGACGACGGTGCTCGGCAGCGGGATCGCCATGGCCGCCCAGAACGGCGGGGACAACGGTGTGACCACCGTGGCGGCCTCGATCGAGGCGCAGGCCACGGCGCAGGCGAAGGCGGCCGACGTGGCCCAGGCCAAGAAGGCCGCGGTCACCAAGGCGACGCACGGCTGGGAGGACCCGGTCGACAACTACACGCTCTCCGCGGGCTTCGGTCTCGGCGGCAGCCGCTGGGCCCACAAGCACTCCGGCCAGGACTTCGCGGTGCCGATCGGCACCGTGGTCGAGGCCGTCAGCGCCGGCACCGTGGTCAAGGCCGGCCCGAACGGCGCCGGTGACGGGCCCGCGTACGGCAACGCGATAGTGATCAAGCACCCCAACGGCAAGTACTCGCAGTACGCGCACCTGTCGCGGGTCGAGGTCCGGATCGGCCAGACCGTGAAGGAGGGCCAGCGCATAGCCCTCTCCGGCAACACCGGAAACTCCAGCGGTCCGCACCTGCACTTCGAGATCCGTACGACGCCGAACTACGGCTCCGCGATCAACCCGGTCTCCTACCTGCGCTCGCTGGGCGTCACTGTCTGA
- a CDS encoding BlaI/MecI/CopY family transcriptional regulator codes for MPRPLGELEDAVMTRVWKWNRPVTVREVLEDLQQERSIAYTTVMTVLDNLHQKGWVRREAEGRAYRYEAVSTRAAYAAALMNEAWSQSDNPAAALVAFFGMMSPEQRESLTDAVRIVQGPENPGVAAGTTGR; via the coding sequence GTGCCTCGCCCATTGGGAGAACTCGAAGACGCGGTCATGACGCGGGTGTGGAAGTGGAACCGCCCGGTGACCGTTCGAGAAGTCCTGGAAGACCTTCAGCAGGAACGGTCCATCGCGTACACGACCGTCATGACCGTATTGGACAATCTCCATCAGAAGGGCTGGGTACGCAGGGAAGCGGAAGGCCGCGCATATCGATATGAGGCGGTCTCCACCCGCGCCGCCTACGCGGCCGCACTGATGAACGAGGCCTGGTCGCAGAGCGACAACCCGGCAGCCGCACTCGTCGCCTTCTTCGGGATGATGTCGCCGGAACAGCGCGAATCCCTCACCGACGCCGTACGCATCGTGCAAGGCCCGGAGAACCCCGGCGTGGCAGCGGGCACCACAGGGCGATAG
- a CDS encoding histone-like nucleoid-structuring protein Lsr2 — MAQKVQVLLVDDLDGGEADETVTFALDGKTFEIDLTTANAEKLRGLLDPYLKGGRRTGGRASGGRGKARAATGGSENTAQIRAWAKENGHEVNDRGRVPQAIREAYEKANG, encoded by the coding sequence GTGGCACAGAAGGTTCAGGTCCTTCTTGTCGATGACCTCGACGGTGGCGAGGCGGACGAGACCGTGACGTTTGCTCTGGACGGCAAGACGTTCGAGATTGACCTCACCACTGCCAACGCGGAGAAGCTCCGTGGGCTGCTCGATCCTTACCTCAAGGGCGGTCGTCGCACCGGAGGCCGCGCTTCTGGTGGTCGCGGCAAGGCTCGCGCCGCCACGGGTGGCAGCGAGAACACCGCGCAGATCCGTGCCTGGGCGAAGGAGAACGGCCACGAGGTCAACGACCGCGGCCGCGTTCCCCAGGCGATTCGTGAGGCCTACGAGAAGGCCAACGGCTGA
- a CDS encoding TetR/AcrR family transcriptional regulator, which translates to MTSESSTRSPRRGNTRQRIQDIALELFAEQGYEKTSLREIAEQLEVTKAALYYHFKTKEDILISVFEDLTKPMDELIEWGKAQPHTLETKLEVVRRYSEALIGAERLFRFMQENQATVRELTVGLSFKDRVIALMDIMRDKDAPLTDQVRCFSALFTMHAGHFALQDIENDPEERRKAILEVALDLVTQAHTGPKS; encoded by the coding sequence ATGACGAGCGAGAGCAGCACGCGGAGCCCCCGCAGGGGCAATACGCGACAGCGCATCCAGGACATCGCCCTCGAACTCTTCGCGGAGCAGGGGTACGAGAAGACGTCCCTGCGCGAGATCGCCGAGCAGCTCGAGGTCACGAAGGCGGCGCTGTACTACCACTTCAAGACCAAGGAAGACATCCTGATCAGCGTCTTCGAGGACCTGACCAAGCCGATGGACGAGCTGATCGAGTGGGGCAAGGCGCAGCCGCACACGCTGGAGACCAAGCTCGAGGTGGTACGCCGCTACAGCGAGGCGCTGATCGGCGCGGAGCGGCTCTTCCGTTTCATGCAGGAGAACCAGGCGACCGTACGCGAACTGACCGTCGGCCTGTCCTTCAAGGACCGCGTCATCGCCCTGATGGACATCATGCGGGACAAGGACGCACCCCTGACCGACCAGGTCCGCTGCTTCAGCGCGCTGTTCACCATGCACGCCGGGCACTTCGCCCTCCAGGACATCGAAAACGACCCCGAGGAGCGGCGCAAGGCCATCCTCGAGGTCGCCCTCGATCTGGTGACACAGGCCCACACGGGGCCGAAGAGCTGA
- a CDS encoding MDR family MFS transporter, with translation MAITEQATKPQKPRGKEQQQEAKPRSVRVVLLALMIAMLLAMLDNMIIGTAMPTIVGELGGLEHLSWVVTAYTLATAASTPIWGKLGDMYGRKSTFLTSIVIFLIGSALSGMAQDMGQLIGFRAVQGLGAGGLMVGVMAIIGDLIPPRERGKYQGMMAGVMALAMIGGPLVGGTITDNWGWRWSFYINLPLGVIALAMVTIVLQLPKKRSKARIDFLGAALLTVGITSIVLVTTWGGTEYAWGSGMILGLIALGVASLAAFLFSQTRVPEPIMPLHIFRSRNFTLMSIIGFFTGFVMFGAVLYLPLYQQSVQGASATNSGLLLLPMLLSMMAVSLIAGRVTTNSGKYKVFPIVGGALMTVGLFLLAQMDTGTSQLTSGIYMAVLGAGMGFLMQITMLVAQNSVEMKDMGVASSSTTLFRTLGSSFGVAIMGALFTNRVTHEMAERLPGAKLPNAQLDAKSLEGLAVPVREAYQFAVSSGTHAAFLLGSAAAVVAFVAALFVKEVPLKGAAPKPAAAAPEGGDAPRDAR, from the coding sequence ATGGCGATAACCGAGCAGGCGACGAAGCCGCAGAAGCCACGAGGCAAGGAACAGCAGCAGGAGGCCAAGCCGCGCAGTGTGCGCGTCGTGCTTCTCGCGCTGATGATCGCGATGCTGCTCGCGATGCTGGACAACATGATCATCGGCACCGCGATGCCGACGATCGTCGGTGAGCTCGGCGGCCTGGAGCACCTGTCCTGGGTGGTCACGGCCTATACGCTCGCCACCGCCGCGTCCACCCCGATCTGGGGCAAGCTCGGCGACATGTACGGGCGGAAGAGCACCTTCCTCACCTCGATCGTGATCTTCCTGATCGGGTCGGCGCTCTCCGGAATGGCCCAGGACATGGGCCAGTTGATCGGCTTCCGTGCCGTCCAGGGTCTGGGCGCCGGCGGTCTGATGGTCGGCGTCATGGCGATCATCGGCGATCTGATTCCGCCGCGTGAGCGCGGCAAGTACCAGGGCATGATGGCCGGCGTCATGGCGCTCGCCATGATCGGCGGCCCGCTGGTCGGCGGCACCATCACCGACAACTGGGGCTGGCGCTGGTCCTTCTACATCAACCTGCCGCTTGGCGTGATCGCCCTCGCCATGGTCACCATCGTGCTGCAGCTGCCGAAGAAGCGGTCCAAGGCGCGCATCGACTTCCTGGGCGCGGCGCTGCTGACGGTCGGCATCACCTCGATCGTCCTCGTCACCACCTGGGGCGGTACGGAGTACGCCTGGGGCTCGGGCATGATCCTCGGGCTGATCGCCCTCGGCGTGGCCTCGCTGGCCGCGTTCCTGTTCTCGCAGACCAGGGTCCCCGAGCCGATCATGCCGCTGCACATCTTCCGCAGCCGCAACTTCACCCTGATGTCGATCATCGGCTTCTTCACCGGCTTCGTGATGTTCGGTGCCGTGCTCTACCTGCCGCTGTACCAGCAGTCCGTGCAGGGCGCCTCGGCCACCAACTCCGGTCTGCTGCTGCTCCCGATGCTGCTCTCGATGATGGCCGTCTCGCTGATCGCGGGCCGGGTCACCACCAACAGCGGCAAGTACAAGGTCTTCCCGATCGTGGGCGGTGCCCTGATGACCGTGGGCCTGTTCCTGCTCGCGCAGATGGACACCGGTACCTCGCAGCTGACCTCGGGGATCTACATGGCGGTGCTCGGCGCCGGAATGGGCTTCCTGATGCAGATCACGATGCTGGTCGCGCAGAACAGCGTCGAGATGAAGGACATGGGCGTCGCGTCCTCCTCGACGACCCTGTTCCGTACGCTCGGCAGCTCGTTCGGCGTCGCGATCATGGGCGCGCTGTTCACCAACCGGGTGACGCACGAGATGGCCGAGCGGCTGCCCGGAGCCAAGCTCCCCAACGCGCAGTTGGACGCCAAGAGCCTGGAGGGGCTGGCGGTCCCGGTCCGTGAGGCCTACCAGTTCGCGGTCTCGTCCGGCACCCACGCGGCCTTCCTGCTCGGCTCCGCGGCGGCGGTCGTCGCCTTCGTCGCGGCGCTGTTCGTCAAGGAGGTTCCGCTGAAGGGTGCCGCCCCGAAGCCGGCCGCGGCTGCTCCGGAGGGTGGGGACGCTCCGCGGGACGCGAGGTGA